In a single window of the Chondrocystis sp. NIES-4102 genome:
- the ftsY gene encoding cell division protein: MFNWFRRNEKAQQSELSKEVQPEVTTASTDSSENAVAEPDYLAFAKAAYQNIQQRKGQNESVEEKAEPEASTSEPTELNVETEVSPPLPEITPTQDTQDPELESSPTVEETPATPTANVPAWMRKSQGLEKLKETALEDEVIPDTAGVELDEDFVWSSQVLAKSGRTADDVSEEEINWLSKLRQSLGKTRIGLINQLKSIVGKGPLNDDAVTQIETLLLQADVGIEATDYIIETLQAKLKQEALPPEKAIAYLKTILQAILDKPLEGKEDNAFVPEVGEFNIWLLTGVNGAGKTTTIGKLANLGQKSGYSCMIAAADTFRAAAVQQVKVWGERANTPVIANPGQNTDPAAVVYDAIAAAESKNIELLLVDTAGRLQNKQNLMAELSKIRRIIDKKAPQAKVESLLVLDATLGQNGLRQAQVFSEAAQLSGVVLTKLDGSAKGGVALAVTQQLNLPIRFIGAGEGIEDLRPFSSYEFVEALLNG, translated from the coding sequence ATGTTTAATTGGTTTCGCCGTAACGAGAAAGCGCAGCAAAGCGAATTATCAAAAGAAGTACAACCAGAAGTCACCACTGCTTCTACAGACTCATCGGAGAATGCAGTAGCAGAACCAGACTATCTTGCTTTTGCTAAAGCTGCTTATCAGAATATTCAGCAACGTAAAGGTCAAAATGAGTCTGTTGAGGAGAAAGCCGAACCTGAAGCAAGCACGAGTGAACCTACAGAATTAAATGTTGAGACAGAAGTATCTCCGCCCCTACCAGAAATAACGCCAACTCAAGACACCCAAGACCCAGAATTAGAATCATCCCCTACAGTGGAGGAAACCCCAGCAACACCAACCGCTAATGTTCCTGCTTGGATGAGGAAATCCCAGGGTTTGGAAAAACTTAAAGAAACTGCCCTCGAAGATGAGGTTATACCAGATACAGCAGGCGTAGAATTAGATGAGGATTTTGTTTGGTCATCCCAAGTACTGGCTAAAAGCGGTAGAACAGCCGATGATGTTTCGGAAGAAGAAATTAATTGGCTTAGTAAATTACGTCAAAGTTTGGGTAAAACCCGTATTGGGTTAATCAATCAACTCAAATCAATTGTAGGTAAAGGCCCTCTTAATGATGATGCCGTAACGCAAATTGAAACCTTGTTATTGCAAGCAGATGTGGGTATTGAAGCAACAGACTATATTATTGAAACCCTACAGGCTAAACTCAAACAAGAAGCTTTACCACCAGAAAAAGCGATCGCTTATTTGAAAACAATTTTACAAGCTATTTTGGATAAACCCCTAGAAGGTAAGGAAGATAACGCCTTTGTTCCAGAAGTTGGGGAATTTAATATTTGGCTTTTGACAGGAGTTAATGGGGCTGGGAAAACTACTACCATTGGTAAATTGGCAAATCTTGGGCAAAAATCAGGGTATAGTTGTATGATTGCTGCTGCTGATACCTTTCGTGCTGCTGCGGTACAACAGGTTAAAGTTTGGGGAGAACGCGCTAATACCCCTGTAATTGCTAACCCTGGTCAAAATACTGACCCTGCTGCGGTGGTATACGATGCGATCGCTGCTGCTGAGTCGAAAAATATAGAATTGCTTTTGGTAGATACCGCAGGTAGACTGCAAAATAAACAAAACTTAATGGCAGAATTATCTAAAATCCGCCGTATTATTGATAAAAAAGCTCCACAAGCTAAAGTAGAATCTCTCTTAGTATTAGATGCAACTCTGGGACAAAACGGTCTACGTCAAGCTCAAGTGTTTTCTGAAGCTGCTCAATTGAGTGGCGTAGTATTAACTAAACTTGATGGTAGTGCAAAGGGTGGTGTGGCTTTAGCAGTAACTCAACAACTAAATTTACCTATACGCTTTATTGGTGCAGGGGAAGGGATTGAAGATTTAAGACCTTTTTCTAGTTATGAGTTTGTGGAAGCTTTACTTAATGGTTAA
- a CDS encoding protein-serine/threonine phosphatase, whose product MSKFVEAMTVTPSHSHPSQESNSISPPLTEDANPIVALKELVANLQREQNKIQDLLSSLGFALRSFSNLNQFLELTPLMAARVTDAIGGALVLYKGNKVHLEQIHCQDSKIGLEMHRVFDQVNYQINQAAIVQQASENNFRLSEVIDQQISKTLESEIQFFGTPILVRNIEQGRLYVFTTESDYVWTSTRRKLTQLVADQTAVAIANHDLTVELRSKERQDRELEIASEIQLRLLPSKCPQIRGVSIAAKCETANRVGGDYYDFIPTNYDRLQHHQAEVASDVPWSIVIGDVMGKGVPAGLIMTMTRGMLRAEVLNRHTPAQIMSHLNRVMYADLENSHRFVSMFYSEYDPQKQTLSFTNAAHNPPLLWRKATETIEKLDSWGMLIGLDMESEYEDATVQLAPGDTIIYYTDGFTDAANDQGDRFDEENLCLCFKWACQHLDTPQEILDHVFGQVKQFSGSNNKCIDDMTSIVMQIQSNVIDD is encoded by the coding sequence ATGTCTAAATTTGTAGAGGCAATGACTGTTACACCATCTCATAGCCATCCCTCTCAAGAAAGTAATAGTATTAGCCCACCTTTAACAGAGGATGCTAATCCTATTGTGGCACTAAAAGAATTAGTGGCTAATCTTCAAAGAGAACAAAACAAAATTCAAGATTTATTAAGCTCATTAGGGTTTGCTTTACGTAGTTTTAGTAATCTCAATCAGTTTTTAGAATTGACCCCGTTAATGGCAGCAAGAGTGACGGATGCTATTGGGGGTGCTTTGGTTTTATATAAGGGAAATAAAGTACATTTAGAACAGATTCATTGTCAAGATAGTAAAATTGGGTTAGAGATGCACCGTGTCTTTGATCAGGTAAACTATCAAATTAATCAAGCTGCTATAGTCCAACAAGCGAGTGAGAATAATTTTCGACTTTCAGAAGTTATTGATCAACAAATAAGTAAGACATTAGAATCAGAAATTCAGTTTTTTGGGACTCCAATTTTAGTTAGAAATATCGAACAAGGTCGTCTTTACGTTTTTACCACAGAATCTGATTACGTTTGGACATCAACTAGAAGAAAACTGACTCAGTTAGTAGCAGATCAAACGGCAGTGGCGATCGCTAATCATGATTTAACTGTAGAATTACGTTCCAAAGAAAGACAGGATCGTGAATTAGAAATAGCTTCAGAAATTCAACTCCGTCTACTGCCGAGCAAATGTCCCCAAATTCGAGGGGTATCTATTGCAGCTAAATGTGAAACGGCTAACCGTGTGGGGGGAGATTATTATGATTTTATTCCCACTAATTATGATCGTCTGCAACATCATCAAGCAGAAGTGGCTTCTGATGTTCCCTGGAGTATTGTAATTGGGGATGTGATGGGTAAAGGTGTTCCCGCAGGTTTAATTATGACTATGACCAGGGGAATGTTACGAGCAGAAGTTTTAAATCGTCATACCCCAGCGCAGATTATGAGTCACCTTAACCGTGTGATGTATGCTGATCTGGAAAATTCCCACCGCTTTGTGAGTATGTTCTATTCGGAATATGATCCTCAAAAGCAAACCCTATCCTTTACTAATGCTGCCCATAATCCACCTTTGTTATGGAGAAAAGCAACAGAAACCATAGAGAAATTAGATAGTTGGGGAATGCTGATCGGTTTGGATATGGAATCAGAATATGAAGATGCCACAGTACAATTAGCCCCTGGGGATACAATTATCTACTATACGGATGGCTTTACCGATGCTGCTAATGATCAAGGCGATCGCTTTGATGAAGAAAACCTGTGTCTTTGTTTTAAATGGGCTTGTCAACATTTAGATACCCCACAAGAAATTTTAGATCATGTTTTTGGACAGGTTAAACAATTTAGCGGTTCTAATAATAAATGTATTGATGATATGACTTCTATTGTGATGCAAATTCAATCAAATGTTATTGATGATTAA
- a CDS encoding argininosuccinate lyase, giving the protein MSKQTTWSDRFESALNPAIAIFNASIGFDIELIEYDLTGSIAHAKMLAKTGIISDGEAQQLVAGLEQIRTEYQQGNFQPGVEAEDVHFAVEKRLTEIVGDVGKKLHTARSRNDQVGTDIRLYLRSEIKQIQQQLREFQTALLAHSENHVETLIPGYTHLQRAQPISLAHHLLAYFQMAQRDWLRLEDVYKRTNISPLGCGALAGTTFPIDRQYTAELLGFEDIYQNSLDGVSDRDFAIEFLCAASLIMVHLSRLSEEMILWASQEFSFITLKDTCATGSSIMPQKKNPDVPELIRGKTGRVFGHLQALLVIMKALPLAYNKDLQEDKEGIFDAVKTVKACLEAMTILLNQGIEFKTARLADAVTEDFSNATDVADYLASKDVPFREAYNLVGKVVKTSLAAGKLLKDLTLEEWQQLHPAIEADIYEAIAPKQVVSARNSYGGTGFDQIHQAIAVGKSLLET; this is encoded by the coding sequence GTGAGTAAGCAAACTACTTGGAGCGATCGCTTTGAATCAGCCCTAAATCCAGCGATCGCTATTTTTAATGCCAGTATTGGCTTTGATATAGAATTAATTGAATACGATCTAACAGGTTCAATTGCTCATGCCAAAATGCTCGCCAAAACGGGGATTATCTCCGATGGTGAGGCACAACAATTAGTAGCAGGCTTAGAACAAATTCGCACTGAGTATCAACAGGGAAATTTTCAACCAGGCGTAGAAGCTGAAGATGTACATTTTGCCGTCGAAAAAAGACTAACTGAGATTGTTGGTGATGTGGGGAAAAAACTACATACAGCGCGATCGCGTAATGATCAAGTAGGTACGGATATTAGATTATATCTTCGCAGCGAAATTAAACAAATACAGCAACAATTAAGAGAATTTCAAACCGCTTTACTGGCTCACAGCGAAAATCATGTTGAAACTTTAATTCCAGGTTACACTCACCTTCAAAGAGCGCAGCCTATTAGTCTTGCCCATCACCTGTTGGCTTACTTTCAAATGGCACAACGAGATTGGTTAAGATTAGAAGATGTATATAAACGTACTAATATATCTCCCCTAGGTTGTGGCGCACTAGCAGGAACAACTTTTCCCATTGATCGACAATATACAGCCGAATTATTAGGCTTTGAAGACATTTATCAAAATAGTTTAGATGGAGTAAGCGATCGCGACTTCGCTATAGAATTCCTTTGTGCTGCTAGCTTGATTATGGTGCATTTAAGTCGTTTGAGTGAGGAGATGATTCTCTGGGCATCCCAGGAGTTTAGTTTTATTACTCTTAAAGATACTTGTGCCACAGGTTCAAGCATTATGCCCCAGAAAAAAAATCCTGATGTGCCAGAATTAATTAGAGGTAAAACAGGCAGGGTGTTTGGGCATCTTCAAGCCTTGCTAGTGATTATGAAAGCCTTGCCCTTAGCATACAATAAAGATTTACAAGAAGATAAAGAAGGAATCTTTGATGCCGTTAAAACTGTAAAAGCTTGTTTAGAGGCAATGACAATTTTACTAAATCAAGGAATAGAATTCAAAACCGCCAGATTAGCAGATGCAGTAACTGAAGACTTTTCCAATGCTACAGATGTTGCTGATTATTTAGCTTCTAAAGACGTTCCCTTTCGTGAGGCTTATAATTTGGTAGGAAAAGTAGTAAAAACTAGCTTGGCTGCTGGCAAACTACTAAAAGATCTAACATTAGAAGAGTGGCAACAACTGCATCCTGCAATTGAAGCTGATATCTATGAAGCGATCGCCCCCAAACAGGTAGTTTCTGCCCGTAATAGTTATGGTGGTACTGGTTTTGACCAAATTCATCAAGCGATCGCTGTTGGAAAATCTTTGCTTGAAACCTGA
- a CDS encoding NUDIX hydrolase: MSRYWRFISTVLGVIFRHPVTGTTIIPVLPDGRIVLIQRSDSGKWGLPGGLIDWGEDIPRAACRELEEETGLKLTKIRRLRGVYSDPQRDPRIHSISILLEVEAEGELNPQDTLEVLQVKAFAKDELPMGELSHDHDRQLQDYFADAIVVS; this comes from the coding sequence ATGAGTCGTTATTGGCGATTTATTTCTACTGTATTGGGCGTTATCTTCCGTCATCCTGTAACTGGTACAACTATTATTCCTGTTTTGCCTGATGGACGTATTGTTTTGATTCAGCGTAGTGATTCGGGCAAATGGGGTTTACCTGGAGGATTAATCGACTGGGGAGAGGATATTCCCCGTGCTGCTTGTCGTGAATTAGAGGAGGAAACGGGTTTGAAACTTACTAAAATCAGACGTTTACGAGGTGTTTATTCTGATCCTCAGCGAGATCCACGAATACATTCTATTTCTATTTTATTAGAAGTTGAAGCAGAAGGAGAATTAAATCCTCAAGATACCTTAGAAGTGCTACAAGTAAAAGCATTTGCCAAGGATGAATTACCTATGGGTGAACTTAGTCACGATCATGATCGGCAATTACAGGATTATTTTGCTGATGCAATTGTTGTTTCTTAG
- a CDS encoding polynucleotide adenylyltransferase region produces the protein MEIILCHQTVDFDALGAAIGLSRLQSGAKIILTGGAHPTVKNFLALYRDEFDLVEIRNIKPEVLTGIYIVDTQKSDRLGQAAAWLSLPNIERLEVYDHHLDLESDLPQAKFHIEPVGAITTYITELLQQQAITITPVEATAMALGIHVDTGSLTFDQTTPRDAKAIAYLMEMGANVAIIAEYLEPGLSPQLQDLLKTALDQKNQTIIRGYTVTSVLLQTDNFVAGLSSLASRFMDLTKSDVLLLGHQYQKSNNPKLVVIGRSRLSETNLNQLFLPFGGGGHAQAASMSMQTDQPEQLFGQLLDELETQIPHPPTAQDLMSSPVRTIRPDTTIEQAQRILFRYGHSGLSVVDESDRLVGIISRRDLDLALHHGFSHSPVKGYMSRNLKTIEPETTISEIESLMVTYDVGRLPVLKSGELIGIVTRTDVLRQLHDQRQELQSNDTTKLTLTSQLLPTLQNRLQPAIWQLLLAVTQAAQQRGWNLYLVGGGVRDVLLNDGTESLLLQDIDLVVDGYHRSQDDRAGVELAATIQAMYPQVSVSIHGEFQTAALAWHKDPILGNLLIDIATARTEFYPYPAANPQVEASSIRQDLYRRDFTINALAVRLTPPKRGEFSRKGDLLDFFGGLLDLKSRQIRVLHPNSFIEDPTRIYRAVRFAVRLGFIIEPQTEEYIHYAIKSGVYEQLRIGERQAPALTTRLRAELKYILQASYWQRALKLLAQLNALSCLHQDLVLTPNLLFQLGYLSKWLCCLEAQSQSQHWLIRLELLIAHLNNIDRLTVATYLQLPKDSLQRIEQLETLETEVADKLVECSSPSEIYQLLRPYKSLTLILFAARSNRDVRRLVWQYLTKLVSVKPLLNGNDLKSFGYSPGALYKQILDDVFAAYLDGKVNDFDSAKEYVLAKY, from the coding sequence ATGGAAATCATCCTATGTCATCAAACTGTCGACTTCGACGCTTTGGGTGCAGCTATTGGTTTATCTCGCTTGCAGTCGGGGGCAAAAATTATTTTAACTGGTGGGGCGCATCCAACGGTTAAGAATTTCCTGGCTTTATATCGAGATGAATTTGATTTGGTGGAGATACGCAATATTAAACCAGAAGTTTTAACTGGTATATATATAGTCGATACCCAAAAGAGCGATCGCCTGGGACAAGCAGCAGCATGGCTTAGTTTACCCAACATCGAACGTTTGGAAGTTTACGATCATCATTTAGATCTTGAGTCGGATTTACCTCAAGCCAAGTTTCATATTGAACCTGTTGGGGCAATTACCACCTACATTACTGAATTGTTACAACAACAAGCAATTACTATTACTCCTGTTGAAGCTACAGCGATGGCATTGGGTATTCATGTGGATACGGGATCTTTGACTTTTGATCAAACTACTCCCCGTGATGCTAAAGCGATCGCTTATTTGATGGAGATGGGGGCAAATGTGGCAATTATTGCCGAATATCTCGAACCTGGTTTATCTCCTCAGCTACAAGACTTACTTAAAACTGCTTTGGATCAAAAAAATCAGACGATAATACGAGGATATACTGTTACTTCGGTTTTATTGCAAACGGATAACTTTGTTGCTGGTTTATCTTCCCTAGCCTCCAGATTTATGGATCTGACAAAAAGTGATGTATTGCTATTAGGACATCAGTATCAGAAAAGCAACAATCCGAAATTAGTAGTGATAGGGCGATCGCGTTTAAGTGAAACTAATCTTAATCAATTGTTTTTGCCCTTTGGGGGTGGGGGTCATGCACAAGCAGCCTCAATGTCTATGCAAACAGACCAACCCGAACAACTATTTGGGCAATTATTAGATGAATTAGAAACACAGATTCCCCATCCTCCCACCGCCCAAGATTTAATGTCTTCCCCTGTAAGAACTATTCGCCCCGATACTACCATCGAACAGGCACAAAGAATTTTATTTCGCTATGGTCATTCGGGATTATCGGTAGTTGACGAGAGCGATCGCTTGGTGGGAATTATTTCTCGTCGCGATCTCGATTTGGCTTTGCATCACGGTTTTAGTCATTCTCCCGTTAAAGGTTATATGAGTCGTAACCTCAAAACTATTGAACCTGAAACTACTATTAGCGAAATTGAATCTTTAATGGTGACTTACGATGTCGGTAGATTACCTGTTTTGAAATCTGGAGAATTGATTGGCATTGTTACCCGTACTGATGTACTAAGACAGCTACATGATCAACGTCAGGAGTTGCAAAGTAATGATACTACCAAACTTACTTTAACTTCCCAATTATTACCCACCCTACAGAATCGCCTACAACCTGCCATTTGGCAATTACTATTAGCAGTAACTCAAGCAGCACAACAAAGGGGCTGGAATCTTTATTTAGTAGGGGGTGGAGTTAGGGATGTCTTACTTAATGATGGAACTGAATCTTTACTGCTACAGGATATAGACTTAGTGGTAGATGGATACCATCGTTCTCAAGATGATCGGGCTGGAGTAGAATTAGCTGCAACAATTCAAGCCATGTATCCCCAAGTAAGCGTCTCAATTCATGGAGAGTTTCAAACCGCAGCTTTAGCTTGGCATAAAGATCCTATCCTAGGTAACTTATTAATTGATATTGCTACTGCGCGTACTGAATTTTATCCTTATCCCGCAGCTAATCCCCAAGTAGAAGCCAGTTCTATCCGCCAGGATTTATATCGTCGAGATTTTACGATTAATGCTTTGGCAGTGCGCTTAACTCCCCCAAAAAGGGGCGAATTTTCCCGTAAAGGCGATTTACTAGACTTTTTTGGCGGTTTATTAGATTTAAAATCCCGTCAAATTAGGGTGCTTCATCCCAATAGTTTTATCGAAGATCCAACCCGTATATATCGCGCCGTTAGGTTTGCTGTGCGTTTAGGTTTTATTATTGAACCGCAAACCGAAGAATATATTCACTATGCCATAAAAAGTGGGGTATACGAACAATTACGTATCGGCGAACGTCAAGCCCCTGCTTTAACTACTAGATTACGGGCAGAATTAAAATATATTTTACAAGCATCCTATTGGCAAAGAGCCTTAAAATTATTAGCGCAATTAAATGCTTTAAGTTGTTTACATCAGGATTTAGTTTTAACTCCTAATTTATTATTTCAATTAGGTTATCTATCTAAATGGTTATGCTGTCTTGAGGCGCAATCTCAGTCGCAACATTGGTTAATTAGGTTAGAGTTATTAATTGCTCATCTTAATAATATAGATCGGTTGACAGTTGCTACCTACCTGCAATTACCTAAAGATAGTCTACAAAGAATTGAACAGTTAGAAACTTTAGAAACTGAAGTGGCTGATAAGTTGGTTGAATGTAGTTCTCCTAGTGAAATTTATCAGTTATTACGCCCTTATAAGTCTTTAACCTTAATTTTATTTGCTGCTCGTAGTAATAGAGATGTTCGTCGTTTAGTTTGGCAATATTTAACTAAATTAGTATCAGTAAAACCTTTATTAAATGGAAATGATTTAAAGAGTTTTGGCTATTCCCCTGGAGCTTTATATAAACAAATCTTAGATGATGTTTTCGCAGCTTATCTTGATGGTAAAGTTAATGATTTTGATAGTGCGAAGGAATATGTTTTGGCTAAGTATTAA
- a CDS encoding pentapeptide repeat protein — MKFNIKYSLPSVANNLTILIIAIIITVSLQVLPAWSADYNKQVWTDADFSHQDLTDASFDHTNLRGSDLSFVKASGVRFFGANMSRVNLEGADLRFASLESTRLTRANLTNANLEGAYLTNAMLQEATITGADFTDALLNPTTEKQLCEVANGTNPTTGRNTKDTLYCE; from the coding sequence ATGAAATTCAATATTAAATATTCACTACCATCAGTTGCCAACAATCTAACTATTTTAATTATTGCGATCATTATCACAGTCTCATTGCAAGTCCTGCCTGCTTGGAGTGCCGACTATAATAAACAAGTATGGACTGATGCTGATTTTTCCCATCAAGATTTAACCGATGCTAGTTTCGATCATACCAATTTACGAGGTAGTGACCTTAGTTTTGTTAAGGCTTCGGGAGTTCGTTTTTTTGGGGCTAATATGTCTAGAGTTAATTTAGAAGGTGCTGATTTACGTTTTGCAAGCTTAGAATCAACTCGTTTAACTCGCGCTAATCTAACTAATGCCAATTTGGAAGGGGCATATCTAACTAATGCAATGTTGCAGGAAGCTACAATTACAGGGGCAGACTTTACAGACGCATTACTCAATCCTACAACCGAAAAACAACTATGTGAAGTAGCTAACGGTACTAATCCTACTACAGGTAGAAATACTAAGGATACTTTATATTGTGAATAG
- a CDS encoding DSH domain protein: MNLIASTSELNIQELFPFELDKFQKKAILALAAGKSVVICAPTGSGKTLIGEYAIYRALAHGKRVFYTTPLKALSNQKFRDFQEQFGAGDAQKIGLLTGDIIINPNASVVVMTTEIFRNMLYETPIGQLGTTLENVETVVLDECHYISDRFRGTVWEESIIYCPPQIQLVALSATIGNPEELTEWITQVRNSHPHRQQRYECELINSNFRPVPLRYYFCDRRGIQRLLNQNNTQINPQLKPKGQKPKRLKIKDCPKIYQVVQQLQEKDMLPAIYIIFSRRACDQAVDTLDGLDLVTPEEGQQIENLLLYFFLAENIELQGALIQHFTSSNTQLTTLLRDYLAANEEAETLLAQYLTANPNQKYLLWQFLCNNSHIAKIEQIEPLMRGIAAHHAGLLPAWKELVERLFELGLVKVVFATATLAAGINMPARTTVMSALSKRTDGGHSMLSPSEFLQISGRAGRRGKDKVGHVVTVQTPFEGAKEAAFLATSEAEPLRSWFTPSYGMVLNLLQKYSLPEVKELLERSFAEYLSQKRLAPEQVAIAEITTELAKLDIALAAISPAQLASYEKLRERAREEQRLLDILEQQAEASYKISIKPLIAELAPGRIIGLKGKHIRVNSPIAAVLIALIPVSNKVSNFLCLGIDNHWYLADHSDVTQINEGTIPLANLKAIPQPALDNVQLGKWIAGDEITAPVVKQITNYLIPPNPIPEIVDQQRRLEQVQQQIAEHPIQQVSNPNRLLKKHTQRLQLREKLNKTQIKYQKQKLNQSYYWEEFLNLIAVLQDFAALEEYTPTFLGQAAATIRGDNELWLALVFVSGELEHLEPQHLAATICALITETPRADVWCDFPPPKEVLEALGVKKRDDDPSEATTSSPLREIRTRLFQVQRRHEVGLPVWREYELIGLCEQWALGMDWNDLCEGVSLAEGDVVRMLRRTVDVLAQIPQIPNISSTLSNNAREASRMMKRFPI, encoded by the coding sequence GTGAATCTAATCGCTTCTACTTCTGAGTTAAATATACAAGAATTATTTCCTTTTGAACTCGATAAATTTCAAAAAAAGGCAATCTTAGCCCTTGCAGCAGGGAAATCGGTAGTTATATGCGCTCCAACAGGTTCAGGTAAAACTTTAATTGGCGAATATGCTATCTATCGCGCCCTAGCTCACGGAAAGCGGGTTTTCTATACCACACCGCTAAAAGCTCTATCTAATCAAAAGTTTCGGGATTTTCAAGAACAATTTGGCGCAGGGGATGCTCAAAAAATCGGTTTACTGACTGGGGATATTATTATTAACCCTAACGCTTCGGTAGTAGTTATGACTACAGAAATATTTCGTAATATGCTCTATGAAACCCCCATAGGGCAATTAGGGACAACATTAGAGAATGTAGAAACAGTAGTATTAGATGAGTGCCATTACATTAGCGATCGCTTTCGGGGTACAGTTTGGGAAGAATCGATCATCTATTGTCCGCCACAAATTCAGTTAGTAGCCCTTTCTGCTACTATTGGAAACCCAGAAGAATTGACAGAATGGATCACTCAAGTTCGTAATTCCCATCCCCATAGACAACAAAGATACGAATGTGAATTAATAAATTCTAATTTTCGTCCTGTACCCTTAAGATATTACTTTTGCGATCGCCGAGGTATCCAGCGACTTTTAAATCAAAACAACACACAAATTAATCCCCAACTCAAACCTAAAGGACAAAAACCCAAACGCCTAAAAATTAAAGATTGTCCAAAAATCTACCAGGTAGTACAGCAATTACAAGAAAAAGATATGCTACCTGCAATTTACATTATCTTTAGTCGTCGTGCTTGCGATCAGGCGGTGGATACCTTAGATGGTTTAGATTTAGTTACCCCCGAAGAAGGACAACAAATAGAAAATCTTCTGCTTTATTTCTTTTTAGCGGAGAATATCGAGTTACAAGGCGCACTAATTCAACATTTTACTAGCAGTAACACCCAATTAACCACACTATTACGAGATTACCTAGCAGCCAATGAGGAAGCGGAAACACTATTAGCCCAATATTTAACTGCAAACCCCAATCAAAAATATCTCCTCTGGCAATTTCTCTGTAATAACTCCCATATTGCTAAAATTGAGCAAATCGAGCCATTAATGAGGGGAATTGCTGCCCATCATGCAGGCTTATTACCAGCTTGGAAAGAACTAGTAGAAAGACTATTTGAATTAGGATTAGTTAAAGTAGTGTTTGCAACTGCTACCTTAGCTGCGGGAATTAATATGCCAGCACGCACCACCGTTATGTCTGCCCTTTCCAAACGTACCGATGGCGGACATAGTATGCTGAGTCCTTCAGAATTTTTGCAGATATCTGGTAGGGCTGGAAGACGAGGGAAAGATAAAGTAGGTCATGTAGTTACAGTGCAAACTCCTTTTGAGGGGGCAAAAGAGGCAGCATTTTTAGCAACTTCCGAAGCCGAACCCTTGAGAAGTTGGTTTACTCCTTCCTATGGAATGGTGTTAAATCTATTGCAAAAATACAGTTTACCTGAAGTTAAAGAACTATTAGAGAGAAGTTTTGCCGAATACCTATCCCAAAAAAGATTAGCCCCAGAACAAGTAGCGATCGCCGAAATAACTACGGAATTAGCCAAGTTAGATATTGCTTTAGCTGCCATCTCCCCTGCACAGTTAGCTAGTTACGAAAAGTTACGAGAAAGGGCGAGGGAAGAACAACGGTTATTAGATATCTTAGAACAACAAGCCGAAGCCTCTTATAAAATTTCCATCAAACCATTAATTGCAGAACTTGCACCAGGTAGAATTATTGGTTTAAAAGGCAAACACATTCGGGTTAATTCCCCAATAGCAGCAGTCTTAATAGCCCTAATTCCAGTTTCCAATAAAGTATCTAATTTTCTTTGTTTAGGGATAGATAACCATTGGTATCTTGCAGATCATAGCGATGTTACTCAAATTAACGAGGGAACTATTCCCTTAGCTAATTTAAAGGCAATTCCTCAACCTGCTTTAGATAATGTGCAGTTAGGGAAATGGATCGCTGGGGATGAAATTACTGCACCCGTAGTTAAGCAAATTACTAATTATTTAATACCCCCGAACCCTATCCCCGAAATAGTTGATCAACAAAGAAGACTAGAACAAGTTCAACAACAAATTGCCGAACATCCCATTCAACAAGTAAGTAACCCTAACCGTTTACTCAAAAAACATACCCAACGTCTGCAACTAAGGGAAAAACTCAATAAAACCCAAATAAAATATCAAAAACAAAAACTAAATCAATCCTACTATTGGGAAGAATTCCTCAATTTAATTGCTGTATTACAAGATTTTGCAGCTTTAGAAGAATATACCCCCACCTTTTTAGGACAAGCTGCTGCTACCATTCGAGGTGATAATGAACTTTGGTTAGCCCTAGTCTTTGTTTCGGGAGAATTAGAACATCTAGAACCCCAGCACTTAGCAGCTACCATTTGCGCCCTAATTACCGAAACCCCACGCGCCGATGTTTGGTGTGATTTCCCTCCACCCAAAGAAGTATTAGAGGCTTTAGGTGTCAAAAAACGCGATGATGATCCCTCGGAAGCAACTACATCTTCCCCTCTAAGAGAAATTCGCACTCGTCTATTTCAAGTACAACGCCGTCATGAAGTAGGTTTACCAGTTTGGCGGGAATACGAGTTGATAGGACTATGTGAACAGTGGGCGTTAGGTATGGACTGGAATGATCTATGTGAGGGGGTGAGTTTAGCAGAAGGCGATGTAGTTAGAATGTTGCGTCGTACTGTTGATGTTCTCGCTCAAATTCCCCAAATTCCCAATATATCCTCAACCTTGTCTAATAATGCTAGAGAAGCTAGTCGTATGATGAAACGATTTCCTATTTAG